A genomic region of Methanosarcina thermophila TM-1 contains the following coding sequences:
- a CDS encoding DsrE family protein, translating into MTKVEKVLLLLKNMVYESTSPQETLKFAKYYRSKGLDVLVILWGPMGVLLAKKDKTRGSPKYDVSVQECIDMGVEFRCCQLASDMIGLKKEELIPGIEFICSKDVAELLLTYTEENQLIISF; encoded by the coding sequence ATGACAAAAGTCGAAAAGGTACTACTGCTGCTCAAAAACATGGTTTACGAGAGCACCAGCCCACAGGAAACTCTTAAATTTGCGAAGTATTATCGGAGTAAGGGGCTTGACGTACTTGTTATCCTATGGGGACCTATGGGAGTGTTGCTTGCAAAGAAAGACAAAACAAGAGGATCACCCAAATATGATGTTTCTGTTCAGGAATGCATTGACATGGGAGTAGAGTTCCGATGCTGCCAGCTTGCCTCGGACATGATCGGGCTTAAGAAAGAAGAGTTAATTCCTGGAATCGAGTTCATCTGCTCAAAAGATGTAGCTGAGCTCCTGTTGACATATACCGAAGAAAACCAGCTGATTATCAGTTTCTGA
- a CDS encoding phosphotransferase has product MASRHVNVLNPGDPFRDWLVEEVIGHRLKNKKCSVNVFKYNSSHTVCRYEFIGENLSVMAKFFAEPTGRLKDYNPHNGMMNEYQNLKKAASVINVAKPLAVNKKFNCVLVTEHIPGKSLAWYFNHEEKLYEKLAAVAHMLRQLHENTKASYNKENEFRNFHEVLDYLKLDYDTRESFNKLLGKWWYSSLLNREHGCMVHRDATPSNYIFHKGKPYALDFESSWFQAHPVRDLGILTAELKNEFELHKGGGWKAEPYIGNFLWEYSIDEKHFKYITRVLPFFMSIGHLRSARLHQGDYKNYLIKEAHECLKAINYM; this is encoded by the coding sequence GTGGCTTCTCGCCATGTTAATGTTTTAAACCCAGGGGATCCTTTCAGGGACTGGCTTGTTGAAGAGGTTATTGGGCATAGACTCAAAAATAAAAAATGTTCTGTTAACGTTTTTAAGTACAACTCTTCCCATACCGTCTGCAGATATGAGTTCATTGGAGAAAATCTCAGTGTAATGGCAAAATTTTTTGCCGAACCTACCGGCCGGCTGAAAGATTATAACCCCCATAATGGCATGATGAACGAATACCAGAATCTTAAAAAAGCTGCATCGGTAATAAACGTTGCAAAGCCTCTTGCAGTCAATAAAAAGTTCAATTGCGTTCTTGTAACCGAACACATACCTGGGAAATCTCTTGCCTGGTATTTCAACCATGAAGAAAAACTTTATGAGAAGCTTGCTGCAGTTGCACACATGCTCAGGCAGCTCCATGAGAACACAAAGGCTTCCTACAATAAGGAAAACGAATTCAGAAATTTTCATGAGGTACTGGATTACCTGAAACTGGATTATGATACCAGAGAGAGTTTTAACAAACTGCTTGGAAAATGGTGGTACAGTTCCCTACTTAACAGGGAGCATGGCTGTATGGTTCATAGGGATGCTACTCCCTCAAATTATATTTTTCACAAAGGCAAGCCTTATGCCCTCGATTTTGAGAGCTCCTGGTTCCAGGCACATCCTGTAAGAGATCTCGGTATTCTTACCGCAGAACTTAAAAATGAGTTTGAACTGCATAAAGGAGGTGGGTGGAAAGCCGAACCGTATATAGGAAATTTTCTCTGGGAGTATAGCATAGATGAAAAGCATTTTAAATATATTACCAGAGTTTTGCCTTTTTTCATGAGTATAGGACATCTCCGTTCGGCAAGGCTCCATCAGGGCGACTATAAAAACTATTTAATTAAAGAAGCACATGAGTGTTTAAAAGCAATTAATTACATGTAA
- the ahbC gene encoding 12,18-didecarboxysiroheme deacetylase, which yields MIGISKLYCGTVEPSDALRYERESKKLPSHLLQFSKDKKPVVVWNMTRRCNLKCVHCYAQAKDVEFQNELSTEEGKALIDDLAQFGSPVILFSGGEPTLRKDLPELAAYAREKGMRAVISTNGTLINRDMAKKLKSVGLSYVGVSLDGIRETNDKFRGVKGAFDAALRGLHNCQEEGIKVGLRFTINKQNVADIPAIFDLLEKEKIPRICFYHLVYAGRGSEMISEDLSLEESRKAVDLILERTRSLHEKGFPAEVLTVDNHCDGPYLYMKLLKENPERAAEVFELLSMNQGNSSGIGIGCVSWDGSVHADQFWRHYSFGNVRERPFSEIWNDLSDELMAGLKNRKPLIKAHADRCARCKWLEVCNGNFRVRAEAVYGNVWADDPACYLTKEEIGYYEA from the coding sequence ATGATAGGTATATCAAAACTTTACTGCGGGACTGTAGAACCTTCTGATGCCCTTCGCTATGAAAGGGAATCAAAAAAGCTTCCCTCACACCTGCTACAGTTTTCAAAAGATAAAAAGCCAGTTGTGGTCTGGAATATGACCCGCCGCTGCAACCTGAAATGCGTCCATTGTTATGCCCAGGCAAAAGACGTCGAGTTCCAAAATGAGCTTTCGACCGAGGAAGGCAAAGCTCTTATCGATGACCTTGCACAATTTGGAAGTCCGGTAATCCTCTTTTCAGGGGGAGAACCTACCCTGAGAAAAGATCTGCCCGAACTTGCAGCCTATGCCCGTGAAAAAGGGATGAGGGCAGTAATTTCTACAAACGGGACACTGATAAACCGGGATATGGCAAAAAAACTGAAGAGCGTCGGGCTATCTTACGTGGGAGTTTCCCTGGATGGCATAAGAGAAACGAATGATAAATTCAGGGGAGTGAAAGGAGCATTCGACGCAGCTCTTAGAGGGCTTCATAATTGCCAAGAAGAAGGCATAAAAGTGGGCTTGCGTTTTACAATTAACAAACAAAATGTTGCAGATATTCCCGCAATCTTTGACCTGCTTGAGAAAGAAAAAATTCCGAGAATATGTTTTTACCATCTGGTTTATGCGGGCAGGGGTTCGGAAATGATAAGTGAAGATCTCTCCCTTGAAGAGTCCAGGAAGGCTGTAGACCTCATACTCGAGAGGACAAGAAGCCTGCACGAAAAAGGTTTTCCTGCCGAAGTCCTGACCGTTGACAATCATTGTGATGGTCCCTACCTTTATATGAAACTCCTTAAAGAAAACCCGGAAAGAGCGGCTGAGGTATTTGAACTTCTCTCAATGAACCAGGGCAATTCTTCAGGAATAGGTATAGGATGTGTCTCTTGGGATGGTTCGGTGCATGCTGACCAGTTCTGGAGACATTACTCCTTTGGGAACGTGCGAGAACGCCCATTCAGTGAAATCTGGAATGATCTGAGTGATGAACTCATGGCAGGGCTCAAAAACCGGAAACCCCTGATAAAAGCTCACGCCGACCGCTGTGCCCGGTGTAAATGGTTAGAGGTTTGCAATGGGAATTTCAGGGTGCGGGCTGAAGCCGTATACGGCAATGTCTGGGCAGACGATCCTGCTTGTTACCTGACAAAAGAAGAAATAGGGTATTATGAAGCCTGA
- a CDS encoding valine--tRNA ligase translates to MTESEIPKEYNAKEVEEKWMEKWNLSMYHFNWEEDPRPQYIIDTPPPYPTGNFHIGNALNWCYIDFIARYKRMRGYNVMFPQGWDCHGLPTEVKVEEIHGITKNEVPRAEFRRMCRELTAENIEKMRKTMLRLGFSVDWSNEFVTMDPSYFVKTQKSFVRMYNDGYIYHEEHPVNWCPRCETAIAFAEVEYESRQTKLNFVHFDKVDIATTRPELMAACVAVAVNPEDERYKQYVGQEITVPIFGQKVTIIADEDVEPEFGTGAVMICTFGDKQDVRWWVKYQLPLIKAIDKQGRMTKAAGKYEGMSIEECREAVIADLRAAGFLYDQKPLEQNVGLCWRCDTPIEILSEPQWFVKIDNDGILKAADEIKWYPEYMKVRLQNWTGTMEWDWCISRQRVFATPIPIWYCKSCGEVMVAEESWLPIDPNEAAPKKACACGSTEFEPETDVLDTWMDSSITALHVTGWESEHELRLPAQIRPQGHDIIRTWAFYTILRSLALEGKKPWDSIVINGMVLGPDGHKMSKSLGNIISPEEVVSQYSADAFRQWGAVGGSTGSDIMFRWKDVVSASRFLQKMWSIYRFSMSHLKDFGPEDAEKFPTDSLRTIDRWLLSKLNKLVDTATKELDAYQFDSTFKAIRGFAWEVLADNYLELVKGRLYGGEPEGRRAAQYVLYQTIKTLSLLLAPFIPFFAEELYSRFSDESVHTQAWPAVNESFINEEAEAAGELIKDITGEVRRYKSELGMALNAPLKKLEIYNVDIDTGDIAGATNSEVELMEGAPSFEYVPVEVKPNMGILGPRFRKDAGAVVKALKAEDPAAVEAQKVSGKITVIVNDESIELEPEAVEIRKEVISGGREVDVLEVRGAVIVIVR, encoded by the coding sequence ATGACAGAATCAGAAATCCCGAAAGAATACAATGCAAAAGAGGTTGAGGAAAAGTGGATGGAGAAATGGAACCTCTCCATGTACCATTTCAACTGGGAAGAGGACCCCCGCCCCCAGTATATTATTGACACCCCACCTCCCTATCCTACAGGCAATTTTCATATCGGAAATGCGCTTAACTGGTGCTATATTGACTTTATTGCCCGATACAAACGTATGCGCGGGTACAATGTGATGTTCCCCCAGGGCTGGGACTGCCATGGTCTTCCAACTGAAGTCAAGGTAGAAGAGATTCACGGTATAACGAAAAATGAGGTTCCACGTGCCGAGTTCCGCAGGATGTGCAGGGAACTGACCGCAGAAAATATCGAAAAGATGCGAAAAACAATGCTACGCCTTGGCTTTTCCGTCGACTGGAGCAACGAATTCGTTACCATGGATCCATCATACTTTGTAAAAACACAGAAATCTTTTGTCAGGATGTACAATGATGGATACATATATCACGAAGAACACCCTGTCAACTGGTGCCCCCGCTGTGAAACTGCCATTGCTTTTGCAGAAGTTGAGTACGAATCAAGGCAAACAAAGCTTAATTTTGTCCATTTTGACAAGGTAGACATTGCAACCACGAGACCCGAACTTATGGCAGCCTGTGTTGCAGTTGCAGTAAATCCCGAAGATGAACGTTACAAACAGTACGTCGGTCAGGAAATTACAGTACCTATCTTTGGGCAGAAAGTGACCATAATTGCCGATGAGGATGTTGAGCCTGAATTCGGTACAGGTGCCGTAATGATCTGTACTTTCGGAGACAAACAGGATGTTCGCTGGTGGGTTAAATACCAGCTGCCCCTTATAAAAGCAATCGACAAGCAGGGCAGGATGACAAAAGCAGCAGGCAAGTATGAAGGTATGAGCATTGAAGAATGCAGGGAAGCTGTCATTGCTGACCTGAGAGCTGCAGGTTTCCTTTATGACCAGAAACCTCTGGAGCAGAATGTTGGGCTCTGCTGGCGCTGCGACACCCCCATCGAGATTCTTTCAGAGCCCCAGTGGTTCGTAAAGATTGACAATGACGGCATCCTGAAAGCTGCAGATGAGATCAAATGGTATCCTGAGTATATGAAAGTCAGACTCCAGAACTGGACAGGCACTATGGAATGGGATTGGTGTATATCCAGGCAGAGAGTCTTTGCAACCCCAATCCCAATCTGGTACTGTAAATCATGTGGGGAAGTAATGGTTGCAGAAGAGAGCTGGCTCCCGATTGACCCGAATGAAGCAGCCCCGAAGAAAGCCTGCGCCTGCGGTTCAACCGAATTTGAACCTGAAACCGATGTGCTGGACACCTGGATGGACTCCTCTATTACGGCATTACATGTCACGGGCTGGGAAAGCGAACATGAACTCCGTCTGCCTGCACAGATTCGTCCCCAGGGTCATGATATTATTAGAACCTGGGCTTTTTACACGATCCTGCGGAGCCTTGCCCTTGAAGGGAAAAAGCCCTGGGATTCTATAGTTATCAATGGCATGGTGCTCGGGCCTGATGGTCATAAAATGAGCAAGTCCCTTGGAAACATAATTTCCCCAGAAGAGGTTGTCTCACAATACAGTGCCGATGCTTTCAGGCAGTGGGGTGCTGTTGGCGGCTCAACAGGCTCGGATATAATGTTCCGCTGGAAGGATGTGGTCTCAGCTTCTCGCTTCCTTCAGAAGATGTGGAGTATCTACAGATTCTCAATGTCTCATCTGAAGGACTTTGGACCTGAAGATGCCGAGAAATTCCCAACAGATTCCCTCCGTACAATCGACAGGTGGCTTCTGAGTAAGCTGAACAAGCTTGTGGACACTGCGACAAAAGAGCTTGATGCATACCAGTTTGATTCCACATTTAAGGCTATAAGAGGTTTTGCCTGGGAAGTCCTTGCCGATAACTATCTGGAACTCGTAAAAGGCAGACTTTACGGCGGTGAGCCTGAAGGCAGGAGAGCAGCGCAGTATGTGCTCTACCAGACAATTAAGACTCTTTCGCTTCTGCTGGCACCATTTATACCCTTCTTTGCGGAGGAACTTTATTCCAGGTTTAGCGATGAAAGTGTCCATACACAGGCCTGGCCTGCAGTCAATGAGAGCTTCATAAACGAAGAAGCCGAAGCCGCTGGAGAGCTTATCAAGGATATAACTGGTGAGGTCCGCAGGTACAAGTCCGAGCTTGGAATGGCACTTAATGCTCCTCTGAAAAAGCTTGAGATTTATAATGTCGATATAGATACAGGAGATATCGCAGGTGCAACGAACTCGGAAGTTGAGTTGATGGAAGGTGCTCCTTCCTTTGAATATGTACCAGTGGAAGTAAAACCAAATATGGGTATCCTGGGCCCGAGATTCAGAAAAGATGCAGGCGCTGTCGTGAAAGCTCTCAAGGCAGAAGACCCTGCTGCTGTTGAAGCCCAGAAGGTATCCGGAAAAATAACTGTTATTGTAAATGACGAGTCGATCGAACTTGAACCCGAAGCCGTGGAGATAAGGAAAGAAGTGATCTCTGGCGGCAGAGAGGTCGATGTGCTTGAAGTCAGAGGTGCGGTTATTGTGATTGTAAGGTAA
- the hmgA gene encoding hydroxymethylglutaryl-CoA reductase (NADPH) gives MFLQDYELSEEEKILLQKVLDGDVALRKIEEVADPLTAVKIRRLAIQEFAKLEFEHIQNFSLDVEAISKKNIENMIGAVQIPLGVAGLLKVNGEYANSEYYIPLATTEGALVASVNRGCSVITKSGGANVRIFEDEMTRAPVFKLDSLERAKKFYEWVKCPEIFEQMKEVAEKTTRFGKLISVKPFITGTYVYLRFSYDTKDAMGMNMVTIATDAIMHLIEDEFGAHPVTLSGNMCTDKKPASISAILGRGKTVVAEVTIPKEIVKEVLKCTPESMFEVNYSKNLLGSARAGALGFNAHAANIIAAIYLACGQDAAHVVEGSTAITSMELTKYEEIHCTVTLPALLVGTVGGGTGLGTQRDCLNLLGVSGAGDVPGINSKKFAEIVAAAVLAGEISLIGAQAAGHLARAHAQLGRGKF, from the coding sequence GTGTTTTTGCAGGATTATGAACTGAGCGAGGAAGAGAAAATTCTCTTACAAAAGGTTCTGGATGGAGATGTGGCGCTTCGTAAGATTGAGGAGGTCGCAGACCCGTTAACGGCAGTAAAAATTAGACGGCTTGCAATACAGGAGTTTGCGAAGCTAGAGTTCGAACATATACAGAATTTTTCCCTTGATGTAGAGGCTATATCGAAAAAGAATATAGAAAACATGATAGGGGCAGTTCAGATTCCACTAGGAGTTGCTGGGCTTCTGAAAGTAAATGGTGAATATGCTAACTCCGAATATTATATCCCGCTTGCTACAACCGAAGGAGCCCTTGTCGCCAGCGTAAACCGCGGATGCTCGGTCATCACAAAATCAGGAGGGGCAAACGTCAGGATTTTTGAAGATGAAATGACAAGAGCTCCTGTTTTTAAGCTTGATAGCCTTGAAAGAGCCAAGAAATTTTATGAATGGGTAAAATGCCCTGAGATTTTTGAACAGATGAAAGAAGTTGCCGAAAAAACAACCCGTTTTGGAAAACTGATCTCTGTAAAACCTTTCATAACAGGCACATACGTATATCTCAGATTCTCGTACGATACAAAAGATGCCATGGGTATGAACATGGTGACTATAGCTACGGATGCAATCATGCACCTGATAGAAGATGAATTCGGCGCACATCCGGTTACCCTCTCAGGAAATATGTGTACTGACAAAAAACCCGCTTCAATAAGCGCAATTCTTGGAAGAGGAAAAACGGTTGTAGCCGAGGTCACAATTCCAAAAGAGATTGTCAAAGAAGTTCTCAAATGTACGCCTGAATCCATGTTTGAGGTAAACTACAGCAAAAACCTTCTTGGCTCAGCAAGAGCAGGAGCACTTGGCTTCAATGCCCATGCTGCAAATATCATTGCTGCGATTTACCTGGCCTGCGGACAGGATGCAGCTCATGTTGTTGAAGGGAGCACTGCCATTACGAGCATGGAGCTTACAAAATATGAAGAGATTCACTGTACTGTTACTCTGCCTGCCCTGCTTGTGGGGACTGTTGGGGGAGGCACCGGGCTTGGAACCCAGAGAGATTGCCTGAACCTTCTCGGTGTTTCAGGTGCAGGGGATGTTCCCGGGATAAACTCCAAAAAGTTTGCTGAAATCGTAGCTGCCGCCGTGCTTGCAGGAGAAATTTCTCTTATTGGAGCCCAGGCTGCAGGACATCTTGCACGTGCTCACGCCCAGCTCGGCCGTGGAAAGTTCTAA
- a CDS encoding uroporphyrinogen-III synthase, which yields MTGEQEKTKIPVLAIMRPESYREKSEALARNYGFNPLYAPMIKLEGIKDEGFEPFVRRVLSGKSDYVVFTSANGVTFTLDKLSEAEKEKFINALKKSRIIAIGPNTEKELAKIGVDNSFLPADYSSEGIVEALCPEIKGKTVDLARSAFGAKVLIEGLEKCGATVYETHVYTLSIPEGKAQKELIERTLAGEVDAFAFTSSMMVKGFMKHAKELGSEETIKETLNRAVVGAIGVPTGKTLKKYGINTNVIPDEYTFEALLKAIKNQLKNLKD from the coding sequence ATGACAGGAGAACAGGAGAAGACGAAAATACCGGTCCTTGCAATCATGAGGCCGGAAAGCTACAGGGAAAAATCCGAGGCTCTTGCCAGGAATTACGGCTTTAATCCGCTATATGCCCCTATGATAAAGCTTGAAGGCATAAAAGATGAAGGATTTGAGCCTTTTGTACGGAGAGTCCTTTCCGGTAAGTCTGACTACGTGGTTTTTACCAGTGCAAACGGGGTAACCTTTACCCTGGATAAGCTCTCCGAAGCAGAAAAAGAAAAATTTATCAATGCACTTAAAAAATCCAGAATAATCGCAATCGGACCCAACACAGAAAAGGAACTTGCAAAAATAGGGGTTGACAATTCTTTCCTGCCAGCCGATTATAGCTCAGAAGGGATTGTAGAAGCTCTCTGCCCTGAGATAAAAGGAAAAACAGTAGATCTTGCCAGGAGTGCTTTTGGGGCTAAAGTCTTAATAGAAGGGCTCGAAAAGTGTGGAGCTACGGTTTATGAGACCCACGTGTACACTCTCAGTATCCCTGAAGGAAAGGCTCAGAAAGAGCTGATTGAGCGCACACTTGCAGGGGAAGTGGACGCTTTTGCTTTTACAAGCTCCATGATGGTTAAAGGCTTTATGAAACATGCTAAAGAGCTGGGATCCGAGGAAACTATTAAAGAAACTCTCAATAGAGCCGTGGTGGGAGCGATTGGCGTGCCTACAGGAAAAACCCTGAAGAAATATGGGATTAATACAAATGTAATCCCTGACGAATACACCTTTGAAGCCCTGCTAAAGGCTATAAAGAACCAGCTCAAGAATTTGAAGGATTGA
- a CDS encoding molybdopterin-dependent oxidoreductase encodes MKLISLFITVLIILLTTSGCISEREEPETYDNETENLSYEGKSLTPIAQQRNNAIKGTQYIDRESYRLQVNGLVEKPLNLTYEEITAMPQVSKVVELNCVEGWSFTAKWTGVRIADLFEEAGAMENATTAIFYCADGYSTSLDRDYLLENDIILAYRLNDVTLPPDRGFPLQLVAEDKYGYKWAKWIIRIELSDSPYRGYWEERGYNNTADVGGPELER; translated from the coding sequence ATGAAATTAATTTCTTTATTCATTACCGTTTTAATAATTCTTTTAACTACCTCTGGTTGCATCTCGGAAAGAGAAGAACCGGAAACCTATGATAATGAAACTGAAAACCTCTCATATGAAGGAAAATCACTGACTCCAATAGCACAGCAACGAAATAATGCCATTAAAGGGACTCAATATATTGACAGGGAGAGCTACAGACTGCAGGTCAACGGGCTGGTGGAAAAGCCTCTAAATCTTACTTATGAAGAAATAACTGCAATGCCTCAGGTTTCGAAAGTTGTGGAGCTGAACTGTGTGGAAGGCTGGAGCTTTACTGCAAAGTGGACAGGAGTAAGGATAGCTGACCTTTTTGAAGAGGCAGGGGCTATGGAGAACGCAACTACCGCGATTTTTTACTGCGCGGATGGCTATTCTACTTCACTTGACAGAGATTACCTGCTAGAAAATGATATAATCCTTGCATATAGGCTCAACGATGTAACCCTGCCTCCGGACAGGGGTTTTCCTCTTCAGCTTGTAGCCGAAGATAAATATGGATATAAATGGGCAAAATGGATAATAAGAATTGAGTTGAGTGACTCGCCTTACAGGGGATACTGGGAGGAAAGGGGATATAATAACACGGCTGACGTCGGTGGACCTGAACTTGAGAGATAA
- the cobA gene encoding uroporphyrinogen-III C-methyltransferase yields MSGKYGKVYLVGSGPGDPELLTLKARRLIDSAEVIIYDQLPGKAILDSMPASAEKIDVGKYAGNHTMTQAEINELLVKKAKEGKMVVRLKGGDPYVFGRGGEEAEVLVSEGIEFEVVPGITSAIAVPAYAGIPVTHRESTSMVTFITGHEDPTKPESCLDWETLAKFGGTIVILMGVKMLERNANELMKHGKDPNTPVAVIEKGTRPDQRVTVGTLANIAELAKEREVKAPAITVIGDVVRLHAILGEQRTGTEF; encoded by the coding sequence ATGTCAGGAAAATACGGAAAAGTTTACCTCGTAGGTTCGGGTCCAGGAGACCCCGAGCTTCTTACCCTGAAAGCCCGCCGTCTGATAGACAGTGCTGAAGTAATTATTTACGACCAGCTTCCCGGAAAAGCTATTCTGGATTCGATGCCGGCAAGTGCGGAAAAGATTGATGTCGGAAAATATGCCGGCAACCACACCATGACCCAGGCTGAGATTAATGAATTGCTTGTGAAAAAGGCTAAAGAAGGAAAAATGGTGGTCAGGCTTAAAGGAGGCGATCCTTATGTCTTTGGGAGAGGGGGAGAAGAAGCCGAGGTACTTGTATCTGAAGGCATTGAGTTTGAGGTCGTGCCAGGAATAACCTCTGCAATTGCAGTGCCTGCTTATGCTGGGATTCCGGTAACACATAGAGAAAGCACATCAATGGTCACTTTCATAACCGGGCATGAGGATCCAACAAAGCCTGAGAGCTGTCTTGACTGGGAAACCCTGGCAAAATTCGGAGGAACAATTGTAATCCTTATGGGCGTGAAAATGCTCGAGCGTAACGCTAATGAGCTAATGAAGCACGGTAAGGATCCTAATACACCCGTTGCGGTCATAGAGAAAGGAACCAGACCCGACCAGAGAGTTACTGTTGGAACTCTTGCAAATATCGCAGAACTTGCGAAGGAACGTGAAGTAAAGGCTCCTGCCATCACGGTCATAGGAGATGTGGTAAGGCTTCATGCAATCCTTGGGGAACAGCGTACAGGGACGGAGTTTTAA
- a CDS encoding HAD family hydrolase — MTSLSHSSEKGEEAFESCQTKGVIFDCYQTLIDIETDEHRLETYEIVTKWLAYQGVKIKPEKLRDTYMFKIREKMEDSREIYPEVRVEEIFAEICKENAIWRIDEKSLGIETSRVFRAASMKKLRPFPQSIKLIEHCINIPKCIVSNGQRVFSELELRFLGLYDYFDFVIFSSDVGYKKPDLRLFMTALKRMDLELEPTCVVSIGDSYENDILPARKLGMRAMRISEAWEHFGLKD; from the coding sequence ATCACATCTCTGAGCCATTCTTCCGAGAAGGGAGAGGAGGCATTTGAAAGCTGTCAGACAAAAGGAGTTATTTTTGACTGCTACCAGACCCTCATAGATATCGAAACTGATGAGCACAGGTTGGAAACGTATGAGATTGTAACCAAGTGGCTTGCCTATCAGGGAGTGAAAATAAAGCCAGAAAAATTGCGGGACACTTATATGTTTAAAATCAGGGAAAAAATGGAGGATTCGAGGGAAATATATCCTGAAGTCAGAGTAGAAGAAATATTTGCCGAGATCTGCAAGGAAAATGCGATCTGGAGAATTGATGAAAAAAGCCTCGGAATAGAAACTTCAAGGGTTTTTAGAGCAGCCTCAATGAAAAAACTCCGCCCTTTCCCCCAGAGCATTAAGCTGATTGAACATTGTATAAATATCCCCAAATGCATAGTCTCAAATGGGCAAAGAGTTTTCTCCGAACTGGAACTTCGATTTCTCGGGCTTTACGATTATTTCGATTTCGTAATCTTCTCATCGGATGTGGGATACAAGAAACCTGATCTCAGGCTTTTTATGACTGCGCTTAAAAGGATGGACCTTGAACTCGAACCCACGTGTGTCGTGTCTATTGGAGATTCTTACGAAAACGATATATTGCCTGCAAGGAAATTGGGAATGCGAGCCATGCGTATTAGTGAAGCCTGGGAGCATTTCGGTTTGAAGGACTAA